The following proteins are co-located in the Roseovarius arcticus genome:
- a CDS encoding Hint domain-containing protein, protein MGTGFRGTFVISWSQTEVDGFVPDAIEQLTVGATWRWHGSPVRVDGPPELLRLENTDGYGVNRKSAARMVRRLVGAAVTGTRDLSAVELDDTLPDSSFVVTNGAQSFTVSVIELGGGAPPLLMFIDALPPQNTEMWVVHHTLEGAQIASGAPATGGVICFTPGTRIETPDGAKLVEELREGDRVQTKDNGAEEIQWIGSRRMTGARLFAMPKLRPIRIRAGALGGTRPDEELLVSPEHRMLVQGDVARALFNTPEVLIAAKDLVNSGSIRVDLTVREVTYIHLLLPRHHILWANGVETESFHPASAALSTLGEADRLRLLAQFPSMASEPEKYGAFARRSLSAPEAAILAFEAA, encoded by the coding sequence ATGGGAACGGGCTTTCGAGGCACGTTCGTCATTTCCTGGTCGCAGACGGAAGTGGACGGCTTTGTGCCGGACGCGATCGAGCAGTTAACAGTCGGCGCAACATGGCGTTGGCACGGATCGCCCGTGCGCGTCGATGGGCCGCCAGAATTGCTGCGACTGGAAAATACGGACGGATATGGGGTTAATCGCAAGAGCGCCGCGCGCATGGTGCGGCGTCTGGTCGGAGCAGCTGTGACAGGGACGCGCGATCTAAGCGCGGTGGAGCTGGACGATACACTGCCCGACAGCAGCTTTGTTGTCACCAACGGCGCACAAAGTTTTACCGTCAGTGTGATTGAACTGGGGGGCGGCGCACCGCCGCTGTTGATGTTCATCGACGCGTTGCCGCCGCAGAATACCGAAATGTGGGTGGTACATCACACGCTTGAGGGTGCACAGATTGCATCGGGTGCGCCCGCGACAGGCGGCGTAATATGCTTTACCCCCGGCACCCGGATCGAGACGCCGGACGGCGCCAAGCTGGTTGAGGAACTGCGCGAGGGCGATCGCGTGCAGACCAAGGACAACGGCGCCGAGGAAATCCAATGGATCGGCAGCCGCCGCATGACTGGCGCGCGCCTCTTTGCCATGCCGAAACTGCGCCCGATCCGCATACGCGCGGGCGCGCTGGGCGGCACTAGACCCGACGAGGAACTGCTGGTCTCGCCAGAGCACCGGATGCTGGTGCAGGGCGACGTGGCCCGCGCACTATTCAACACACCTGAGGTGCTGATCGCGGCCAAGGATTTGGTCAACTCCGGCAGTATTCGAGTGGATCTGACGGTGCGCGAGGTGACGTATATTCACCTGCTGCTGCCGCGCCATCACATATTGTGGGCCAACGGCGTGGAAACCGAGAGTTTTCACCCTGCCAGCGCAGCATTATCGACGCTGGGCGAGGCTGACCGCCTGCGCTTGCTGGCGCAATTCCCGTCGATGGCGTCGGAGCCTGAGAAATATGGCGCATTTGCCCGCCGCAGCCTAAGCGCGCCTGAGGCAGCGATACTTGCCTTCGAGGCGGCATAA
- a CDS encoding lipid A-modifier LpxR family protein translates to MRLIAFASLALALLLMGEAAVADEPRVRLGYGRLITNDYIGDGHDRWRTGSVASSRIWGPEWDGSLPTGFGRLLELRFNAQIIAPRDLNNPAPGDRRYAGSVALGLHTHYAALGSEVSLGGDLVFTGPQTGLDGLQDFIHDNLGGQGVGGATRRRQIGNHVYPTAVAEMGRTLTLGGAATLRPFAEARAGVETLVRVGADFTFGGALAGELLVRDPVTGQRYRTVQNDLSGYAFVVGADTAYVEDSAYLPSSGGYRLSDARNRVRAGVHYSSRAGHRAFYGLTWLDREFKGQPEGQIVGSVRLHIEF, encoded by the coding sequence ATGCGTCTGATCGCCTTCGCTAGCCTTGCGCTTGCCCTTCTTCTGATGGGGGAGGCTGCCGTGGCCGATGAACCGCGGGTCAGGCTGGGCTACGGCCGATTGATCACCAATGACTATATCGGCGACGGGCACGACCGCTGGCGCACGGGATCGGTCGCGTCCAGCCGTATCTGGGGGCCCGAATGGGATGGCTCGCTGCCGACTGGCTTTGGCCGACTTCTGGAACTGCGGTTTAACGCTCAGATAATTGCGCCGCGCGATCTGAACAATCCCGCACCCGGTGACAGGCGTTATGCCGGATCGGTCGCGTTGGGGCTACACACGCACTACGCAGCGCTCGGCAGCGAGGTATCGCTTGGCGGCGATCTGGTCTTTACCGGGCCGCAGACGGGGCTGGACGGGCTGCAGGACTTTATCCACGACAATCTGGGCGGGCAGGGTGTTGGCGGCGCCACGCGCAGGCGCCAGATCGGCAATCACGTATACCCAACGGCGGTGGCCGAGATGGGACGCACCCTAACACTGGGCGGCGCGGCGACGCTGCGCCCCTTTGCCGAAGCACGCGCGGGCGTTGAAACGCTGGTGCGTGTGGGCGCTGATTTTACGTTTGGCGGTGCGCTGGCGGGCGAGCTACTGGTGCGCGATCCGGTTACTGGCCAGCGCTATCGCACGGTGCAGAATGATCTGTCGGGCTATGCCTTCGTGGTGGGCGCCGATACGGCCTATGTTGAGGATAGCGCCTATCTGCCCTCTAGCGGCGGCTATCGCCTGAGCGATGCGCGCAACCGCGTACGCGCCGGTGTGCATTACAGCTCTCGCGCTGGACACCGTGCATTTTATGGCCTGACGTGGCTGGATCGCGAGTTCAAGGGCCAGCCCGAAGGGCAGATTGTGGGATCTGTGCGACTACATATCGAATTTTGA
- a CDS encoding GNAT family N-acetyltransferase: MALLGACVRTLRGAALEAALDDVARLRIEVFRSYPYLYDGDADYERRYLQRYRDSKGAILVGAFDGARLVGAATGTPMEDHADDFATALAGQGLDAESTFYCAESVLLPEYRGRGIGHAFFDAREDHARELGRDTSVFCSVLRPEGHPLRPDGYRALDAFWRGRGYAPLPGAIARFAWKDTDEPGETDHELQLWMRRLGPSA; the protein is encoded by the coding sequence ATGGCGCTTCTTGGCGCCTGTGTCCGCACGCTGCGCGGCGCGGCGCTAGAGGCGGCGCTGGACGATGTGGCACGTCTGCGGATCGAGGTTTTTCGCAGCTATCCTTACCTCTATGATGGCGACGCGGATTATGAGCGGCGCTATTTGCAGCGCTACCGCGACAGCAAGGGCGCGATCCTTGTTGGCGCCTTTGACGGCGCGCGGCTGGTGGGTGCAGCGACTGGCACGCCGATGGAGGATCACGCTGATGATTTCGCTACCGCGTTGGCGGGGCAGGGGCTGGATGCGGAGAGTACATTCTACTGCGCCGAATCCGTTCTGCTGCCAGAGTATCGCGGGCGCGGGATCGGTCACGCATTCTTTGACGCGCGCGAGGATCATGCACGGGAATTAGGCCGGGATACATCAGTCTTTTGCAGTGTTCTGCGCCCCGAGGGCCACCCCTTGCGCCCGGATGGCTACCGCGCGCTGGATGCGTTCTGGCGCGGACGTGGGTATGCACCGCTGCCCGGTGCCATCGCGCGCTTTGCGTGGAAAGATACGGACGAGCCCGGCGAGACTGATCACGAGCTGCAACTCTGGATGCGCCGCCTCGGGCCGTCCGCGTGA
- a CDS encoding ribonuclease T2 family protein → MRALLIQLVACAMTCTAAWADGEKAGAFDYYVLSLSWTPTWCATTGDAREAPECEDTADAGWTLHGLWPQYHRGWPSFCPTAQRPPSRAMTDAMTDIMGSGGLAWYQWKKHGRCTGLSAPAYYALSREAYGRIARPDVFAKLTRPVTLPARVVEAAFLKANPSLKPDMVTITCRAGRIAEARICLSRGLDPVPCGQDAVRDCRMTDALLDPVR, encoded by the coding sequence ATGCGCGCCCTTTTGATCCAACTGGTGGCCTGCGCCATGACCTGCACTGCCGCGTGGGCAGATGGAGAGAAGGCCGGCGCCTTTGACTACTACGTCCTGTCTCTCAGTTGGACACCCACATGGTGCGCGACCACCGGCGACGCGCGCGAGGCGCCCGAATGCGAGGATACCGCAGATGCGGGCTGGACGCTGCATGGCCTCTGGCCGCAATATCATCGCGGCTGGCCCAGTTTCTGCCCCACTGCGCAGCGCCCGCCCTCCCGCGCGATGACGGACGCAATGACTGATATCATGGGCAGCGGTGGTCTGGCATGGTACCAATGGAAGAAACATGGCCGCTGCACCGGCCTTAGCGCGCCTGCCTACTATGCGCTGTCCCGCGAGGCGTATGGGCGCATCGCCCGGCCGGATGTTTTTGCCAAGCTCACTCGCCCCGTGACATTGCCCGCCCGCGTGGTCGAGGCGGCATTTCTCAAAGCGAACCCTTCGCTAAAGCCAGATATGGTGACGATCACCTGCCGTGCGGGCCGCATAGCGGAAGCGCGGATATGCCTCTCACGCGGGCTAGACCCTGTGCCATGCGGACAGGACGCCGTGCGCGATTGCCGGATGACCGATGCGCTGCTGGATCCCGTTCGCTAG
- a CDS encoding ketosteroid isomerase-related protein, translating to MIIKHYFDAFNIGDTEGMLACLSDDIAHHVNEGGMRRGKDMFRDFCDHMTECYREELTNMTLFMTEDGKRGAAEYVVNGTYLKTDDGLPEADGQTYKLPAGTFFTIDGGLITRITTYYNLADWRNQVSG from the coding sequence ATGATTATCAAGCATTATTTTGACGCCTTTAATATTGGCGATACCGAGGGCATGCTGGCATGCTTGTCCGATGACATTGCGCATCATGTCAACGAGGGCGGCATGCGCCGGGGCAAGGATATGTTCCGCGACTTTTGCGACCATATGACCGAATGCTACCGCGAAGAGCTGACGAACATGACGCTTTTCATGACCGAAGATGGCAAGCGCGGCGCGGCTGAGTATGTCGTCAACGGCACCTACCTCAAAACCGACGATGGGCTGCCTGAGGCCGACGGGCAGACCTACAAGCTGCCAGCCGGGACGTTTTTTACCATTGATGGCGGGTTAATCACGCGCATCACGACTTATTATAACCTCGCCGATTGGCGCAATCAGGTCAGTGGCTGA
- a CDS encoding DUF1013 domain-containing protein, which translates to MAKPLMAKATAVWLVDNTTLSFKQIADFVEMHELEVQGIADGDVATGVKGFDPVANNQLTQDEIDDAEKNPAHKLKLKHNAAADGEEKRRGPRYTPLSKRQDRPASILWLVKFHPELADAQISKLVGTTKPTIQAIRERTHWNISNIQPIDPVALGLCKQSELDAAVQKAAAKKAKDGAAMSDDDRRKLLSTEQSLGSDDDHKMPTAIEGLETFTLGEADPEVTEKQYDADSLFKVPASSEDAEDDDAKDKDAKD; encoded by the coding sequence ATGGCAAAACCACTTATGGCCAAGGCCACCGCCGTCTGGTTGGTGGACAACACAACGCTCAGCTTCAAGCAGATCGCGGATTTCGTTGAAATGCACGAGCTGGAAGTGCAAGGCATCGCCGACGGCGACGTGGCCACAGGCGTAAAAGGCTTTGATCCGGTTGCTAACAATCAGCTGACCCAAGACGAGATCGACGACGCCGAAAAGAATCCAGCGCACAAGCTGAAGCTAAAGCACAACGCCGCCGCCGATGGCGAGGAAAAGCGCCGCGGCCCGCGTTATACCCCCCTGTCCAAGCGCCAGGACCGGCCCGCGTCGATCCTGTGGCTGGTCAAGTTTCATCCCGAGCTGGCCGATGCCCAAATCTCCAAGCTGGTGGGCACGACCAAGCCGACAATTCAGGCGATCCGCGAGCGCACGCACTGGAATATCTCGAACATCCAGCCTATCGACCCCGTCGCGCTGGGCCTTTGCAAGCAGTCCGAGCTGGACGCCGCTGTGCAAAAAGCCGCCGCCAAGAAGGCCAAGGACGGCGCCGCGATGAGCGATGACGACCGCCGCAAGCTGCTGAGCACCGAGCAGAGCCTGGGTAGTGACGATGATCACAAGATGCCGACCGCCATCGAGGGCCTAGAGACGTTCACGCTGGGCGAGGCCGATCCTGAGGTCACCGAAAAGCAATACGACGCAGACAGCCTGTTCAAGGTGCCCGCAAGCAGCGAGGACGCCGAGGATGATGACGCGAAGGACAAGGACGCGAAGGACTGA